CTTACATCAACAATAAGCGGGCATCACATCACATTGTCTCCTTCGAGCGTGTAAATAGAATTTAGAATGAGTTACACGCTAAGCTCCCCTATATTCCCATTCCATGGTTAATTGTGGGCTCCAGTTTTCGCACTTATTCCGTAAATGTAATGCGTACACGTAACGTAAGCCAACTCTAATTagccttaagcccttgctacacggtcgccgacaagcccctcagaccgcgtggccttggtctggacggaccgtgtagacagttgtttccaacaaaatttgaccaaaactgaccaaggacagaagcccttgctacacggtcgccgacaagccttctaaccgtctgtccttggtcagttttggtcaaattttgttggaaacaactgtctacacggtccgtccagaccaaggccacgcggtctgaggggcttgtcaaCTACCTACTTCCGGAAGCGCTGGATCCTGTGTCTTAGCGACTTTCCGAAGCGATCTCAACGTGttaataattaatgttttgtgtgCCATAAATATAGATGAATGTACGTTGCAGGACGCACGGGCAAGCTTCTGGCGGTGCAGCACGAGAACGTGAGGCCGGACATCGTGATCCTCGGCAAGGCGCTGAGCGGCGGCGCGCTGCCCGTCTCCGCGGTGCTCACTGACACCAGAGTCATGGAcgtaagtatagtttgtagctttctaatacaccccgaaggctaatcctattgtctattgttaagaaaaaccgctcgtgccacgtgccacaaacacctgcataaaaaatcggtacttcggttactgagtgccggcgagtcggacgctacagaaccagtctaaaatgtgtcatcgagatgcgtaacaaaggcgcgttatcggagagcgcacctacactggttttttgagcgttgaataataattaatagaataattaggacccttttttgcaggtaagtagcacgtgcggttttactgaacaatagacaataggataagccttcggggtctactagaaagctacaaattaTAATAACACGCGATGGGCGGTGGCGGCGATGTAGATGCAGAGGGGTGTGAAAAGATAACGTAAAGGTTATACCTACTCCGACAAAAGCTGAGGATGTAAAACCGAAAACCATAATTAGGTTCCATGTCCTAAACTTTTGGGTCCTGTTAAAATTTTAGATCGGCGTAGTTTGATCCggtacttttgatgctgactgatgTACGACCTACCTTGAGAAATTCGCTTATTGATCtctgatattttaaattatcgTAAGTGTGAAAGAATAACTCATTGAATTTAATTTCAGGTTATTACTCCCGGTACACACGGTTCCACATACGGAGGAAACCCACTGGCGTGCGCTGTGGCTACGGAAGCTATCAAGGTATGCACATGTATGGTACCACCTTGTacaataatatgttatgttAACAGTTCTTATGGTTACCTAGTTAAAGTTTTCGGGATTCAAGGATGCAATGTACTGTAAGAAACCtgcagccggtcggtgggaatcgtacatTAGCTTTACCCGACTTTAAAGGCCTGTTCAGACGAGgccaatttttcgccaatttgATTAAATTGTCCAATCAAATCAGGCCGTGtagacgcaaacgccaatttggctcgccgaattcgaccgccgattacaaccgatattaccgataaaatggggtgcgaacgcaagaataccaattagTGACGCTAGTATGTTTTGTTTAggagcattttttttaatttttaggggTCAAATATTACCATAAACCTTAAATTTGAGATTGACACCAATTTCACtactgatcaaatcggtcgatatGATCATCCCGCCTGGATCGCTTAATAAGAGCAACGTGTTGCAGGTGCTGCTGGAAGAGAAGCTGTGCGAGAACGCGGCGCGGCTGGAGGGCGTGCTGCGCGGGGAGCTGGAGCAGATCCCCAGGAGCGCCGTCACCGCCGTGCGCGGCCGCGGGCTCATGTTCGCGCTCGTCGTTCACGACAGTAAGTTGGTGACATTTCTTGGCAAAAATACGTCCATCCAGGCCGATTGGGCTTTTAAAGTTTTTCTTTGTaaatttttgatagaaaaatacATCTGCCACATGTCATACCTGTTACACGCCGGCCACACGGGACAATCAAATGCCCTTTAAATCTCAAGTGCGTTCGGCGAGCTTATGTTCTTGAATTTCAATTTAATTAGATtgtatgtatagctggtcaagcaaatcttgtcagttgaaaaaggcgcgaaattcaaattttctttgagacgatatccctttgcgcctacattttttaaatttgccgccttttctactgacaagctctgcttgaccagctatataatgacattaatgacTACCCCCCCGATCATTGTCTATGATTCCGTCCGTTCCGGCGTAAAAAGGCAAAGGGGTTTCATAAGTTTTAATGCGTTATTTTTTCAGATATTCCCGCGTACGACGTCGTCCTACGATTGCGCGACGCCGGTTTGCTGACCAAAACCACTCACGGGCAAGTGATCCGCCTGGCGCCGCCGCTGACCATCACCGACCAGCAGCTGCGTGATGCTTGCAAGATCATGCGTGATGTTTTCTTATCTTTTAGCAATTAAAGTTTAAACTACATCATGTTCACTTTTATTTGACCTACAATACATAAATTTACAGCGCCGCAGCGGGgcccatttttaaccgacttccaaatctcaaaaggaggttatcaattcggttgtgtttttaaagttacaggTTTTAATTTAACGAGTTTGTCAAAATGGTGAAGAATATTCTACATTTTACTGAATCCGAGTTTTATGTGTAGCGTACGACGTACCACACTGTACCTCCTTACAGCTCGTATTAAATTACTTAGGTAGAAAGACACACTGGTGCGGGATACCATAGATCtgatgatatttttatttattgcaaataaaaacTACAACATTGTACCTTAATTTaatgtttcgccaaactgtgaAGCAATTTTTGTGCTGTTTCGCAAGCCAAATgaagtcagtagaaaaagggccgcaaatttaaaaaatgaaggTGCGAAGGATTGTCCTGTGGGAGTTTCTGTTTTGATGGGACATAATAAAAGAATACCCATTTAAGAAAAAACAGTAATTattgtgtatatttttatttataaggtgtATACAGAAGTGAGTTTTATACATAaactaattatttacaaatacagTGAGTAGAAGAAACATTAAATCGTTGTGCGAATTCTTGATCAACGTAAGTACGAGTAAGTACATTAATTTCGTAAATTGCTTTTGAAAAGACTTAGAAAATGTAGAATATAGAAAGTACAGTCGCCGTTTAAATATTACCtatctattaaaatatattaagcgTTATTCATAGGGTCACCTTAACATCAACCAATTCTTACTGAGGTCTACCGAACTAACAATTTGACCACCAACTTGTTTCAATCTTTTGAGCCGACTAAATACTTCATTTCGTTAGCTAGCATTATATATTTTGGTTAAATAATGAATATGCTAcgcccactgacaatccaacctctagactgagcttataggccaattctttcatgaaaccgatgttgccaaaaaatacgggggtgcggggggacgaggtgagcgaatcccgtgccgtgattggtccgttcaaagacacggaccaatcacggcacgggattgactcgaagatggagtaacgctaccgtatgtgtggcagagggggcagcgcgactatgctatgtctagaggttggattgtctgtggctaCGCCATAAACTAAGGTAAAATCTGCtcctattttataattattgtttgGACTTCAGGCCTGAAccaattagtacctacttacctcgtATATAATTCTAGGCTAGTTGAACAACAAATTGGTGGACAGAATAGCTAGTCTgaagatctctaaataattagAACATAAGTTTAGTGTACATTTCTCTCCGGGCAATCACAGTTAGTTGAGGTAAATACTTTAAAGAcacctaataatatttaatgtaaGTACGTACCTAGCAGCGCAGCCTCTTTCGATTCttaaaaaatgatttttattttataattattattgtgaCAATAACAATcaaatgttattattttgttCCCTTAGAATCCTTAGATAAAGTTTATATGATACAATATGCCAAACCTAAtgaaaatattaagtaggtacctactgattaTTAATGTTTTAGCCATATTATACGAGGGCAAAATGTAAATCATactaatgaatttttattacgGTATCAACCCCTAAATAGTGGAAAAGTATAATAGACCGAAAAGTATGAAGCAGCttaattttcatgtaaaatgtatgtattaattaaAGGTAGGCATAATATGGCTAAGCTGCTTTCTCATTAAAATGATTATAATAGTTCGATATATCGACCGTTTGTCGGCGCGGCCACTGTAGGACGCTATAGGTACCAATTATACTATCATACTAATTTGTTCCACTGTTAtttcacattattatttataacctaGAAATTGCTTTTAACATGGTCattaaatgtttaaaattttaatctttttttcaCTGGGCTTTTCACTAACATCTTATTTAAGGAATAAGTTTCGTTCTCGTTTCTACCAAAATTGGTTCAGATACTTAAAATCTCTAGCCATCCCTTTTTAATTCATCTCTCTCTCTTCTTCCTAGTCATTATTATTCCCACCATCCCATCACTAGTTGGGACAGGCGTGGTTCACTCCGCGAtctcgtcgcgtcgctacaagtatagtttgtagctttctagtagaccccgaaggctaatcctattgtctattgttcagtaaaaccgcacgtgctacttacctgcaaaaaagggtcctaattattctatttggcacctgagcgcgggctagtccaacgctcaaaaaaccagtgtaggtgcgctctccgataacgcgcctttgttacgcatctcgatgacacattttagactggttctgtagcgttcgactcgccggcactcagtaaccgaagtaccgattttttatgcaggtggttgtggcacgtggcacgagcggtttttcttaacaatagacaataggattagccttcggggtctattagaaagctacaaacgatacatgcggcccacaccaattttggtgtctagccatagtagtagccgcgcaccgctacggaacggacgcctgctcgcgcttgcggcACCTAGcgatcatatctgtcgtaagtCGTAATAGAATAGACGCGtcttgttagagagtgaatcttctgtacatagtaggtaatattatttattctgtggttgggGTCGGCCCTCCTTATACTATTACGCCACTTTATGCGATCTGCTGTCATACCTACtgcctaaataaatacctatctaaCTTGTATAGTGGATTGTTTCGGGTGAATCTTCTTCGCATGTTATATTGCGAAAGTTTATATTTGTAGGACAATATCAACGCCTAAAGACTCACtttattttaatgataaatGTATGAATAAAATGACGAATAGAGTAATTAATTACCCCAATAAATATAACTACTGGCACTTGGTGGGATAATAAACCCTTTTGGTATATTctctattttttaaatatcagtagatacatataacattaaaattccATTGGCTAATAATTTTCGTTTGTTCTATGATGTCACTACCTATTCCATCCATTGTACAGTGTTTTTGCATTACCTATATCCTATATAGTGCCTATCTTGCAGAACAAAACATACCAAAATATACAGGACGGCCTGTTGGATACAAAACCTTTAACTTTAaccagtattttaattttaatgatattttaattttaatgtaagtaagaaaaatatcccaaaaaaatattttttgtcgtATTTTCCGGCCAACCTGTATAACATGAGCTTTAGTCAACTAGTCATAATGTGTGTCAGATATTGTGCGCGCTTCGCTGTCCAAGACGATATTATTGCAGACTGTACAATTGGAACTGTTCGTTGTACTAGCCTCTTGTTGTCAGAGGTAAATGAGCCGGTAAAGGCAGGTGGGGCTAGGGTAAATGCCTTATAGTTGGTCGTCTAGCACGCCCAGTTGCGAGCGCATGGTACCCGCCAACTTTGACAGGAGTATGCTTTCATCTAGTGGCAACTTTGGACTTTCCAGTAAACCTGGAAAAaggaaaattatacataaggtCTCGAGAGGAACGGCTACGTTAGAAGACCGACGAGGGTATTACttctaaaaatttttttacaatatacaGTCTCTCCGCATAACGAATTTAAAATTTTCTGATATAAAAGTAGAGGTTAAACTGTTACATATATAATTCTTCCGATGTGTCACTGTCTTTATTCGACGTTTGACAGCTGAGATTCGATGTTATTCTGTTATTTGTAACCGAAAAAAATAAACGCATGTCTTGTgcgtattttcataaaaaatataccaCAACAGTGGGcctagccaatatgccaatcgtttgaGTCGTAGCGAGCGAAACGGTTATCTCTATCTATCTCTTTAATATTAATACGACAGAGAGACGTTAGCGTTTCGTTCGTCTAGGCACCTGTTGTAAAATAAGTTCTTTCCTCAAAAGTATTTGATGAAAACTGACCTTGTGTAATACAATCGTAGCACTCCTGTATCTGGTAGGAGAGGCCGGCGCTGTTGTGGAAGTGGAAGTTGAAGCGGCCGCGCGGGAGCGTCCACTCCGTGCTGTTGGCGGCCGACAGGCGGAGCGCCGTCGGGCACCAGAAGTACTCCAGCTGGTGACAAACTGACCTTGTGTAATACAGTCGTAGCACTCCTGTATCTGGTAGGAGAGGCCGGCGCTGTTGTGGAAGTGGAAGTTGAAGCGGCCGCGCGGGAGCGTCCACTCCGTGCTGTTGGCGGCCGACAGGCGGAGCGCCGTCGGGCACCAGAAGTACTCCAGCTGGTGACAAACTGACCTTGTGTAATACAGTCGTAGCACTCCTGTATCTGGTAGGAGAGGCCGGCGCTGTTGTGGAAGTGGAAGTTGAAGCGGCCGCGCGGGAGCGTCCACTCCGTGCTGTTGGCGGCCGACAGGCGGAGCGCCGTCGGGCACCAGAAGTACTCCAGCTGGTGACAAACAATTCAACATGCAGCTAGTGTTCTTTCttcttaaattaataaaatagagCTCAAAGCTACCTCAGCACAGACTCTGAACTGACAAAGTGAAGAAATCaatgcatattataaaacaaagtcccctgccgcgtctgtctgtctgtatgttcgtgataaactcaaaaaactactgtacggattttcatgcggttttcacctataaacagagtgattcttgagaaaggttttggtgtataatttgtaaaggttttgtgtaaattcgttgaactacctgtgcgaaaccggggcgggtcgctagttacactATAAATGTCAGATTTTTATAGGAATTTGACATTTTTCATGACAATTCTGTCACTGCAAAGTAtgcgcagagttagcttggtccgactctataaaTAAGACAAATCACAATCAGGACTTTCCTCAGGGCGCCCAAAACGCCTTatggtaatattttatttatgataataACTTTAATTGAGtacctttatatacctacataaaattttcttaaaataacACTCTAAAAGTAAAATCGACTGGTTGAAAATTTTTTGTCGTAGCAACATGCAAAACAAAACATTGGGCTTTTTCATCAAATTATATCTCTCCATCTCCTTATGATAATAACTGTTTTGTGACAcgtacaataggtacctactttgtaaaTTTCGTATTAGGCCATGACTCAACCACCAAATTATCTTATCAGCAATATGTTATCTATTTTGACGTCTAAGATTTAGGCTTTAaggaaaacaaacaaaatagagGAAACAGGAAAATGTCAAACGAAGACAAAGATGATTTTTTGTTGCCCTATTTTTCTACAATTTTGCCTTCAGGAGTGACCTTAATTTAAATTACTCAATTGTGAGTTTTGTGTTTTCGCTACAAGGTTTATTTgagttgtcactgttgtcagtgTTTAATATTAACGAGTATATTGTTTGTTTGTTCGAAATGAACGAAATTGTAGCCTCAGTAGAGTTCTATTCAAGTTTAAGGCAATTTGTGAATGTTAATGGAACATTTTcctacatttttacaaattCCACCACCACCACACGTCACGTCACCACCACCACGTGCGTCatggccacgtcttcgcctcggccagtctgtggccatgagtaagcccattaattataaaaaaaaaaaaaattgagttggaGATTTTCCAAAATTACTTCGGTAGTAAGCTAAACAAAAGTACTGCACATCATTTTGAtgcaaacataaataaattcgGCTTGTTACCAATTTCGATGCCACGTTATCGCTTAAGCTTCTATAACGcaacaagtaggtacattattagcGTTCTGATAAGAAATGATCGATTCGCTTCAGAACCTACTTTATATTTTTCGCAAATTAgactataataaaaatactaaaaacaatttgTCGTGCAACCCGTGTATGAGCTGATGTAATGTTTTTATCAGGAGACTTAAGTCACACACAGTCAGTGCACAGGCGTTCCTACATCTGTAAATGTAAACTTGAAAAATAACTTGTAAACACTACTTACAGTGACAGAGCCAACAATCTCAGCCTTATTCCCCATAGCGACCCTCGTGTGCGCCGCAATAGTCGCTGTCTTCCTATCAGGATACTTCAGCGCACAGGACACAGACTCATCCACGCCTGTGTTGCTCTTATGCCAAATACACGCTACATATATTGATAGAGACTTGAAAAATAACTAATACAGTGTACTTACAGTGACAGAGCCTTTGGTGCCAACAATCTCAGCCTTATTCCCTATAGCGACCCTCATGTGCGGCGCAATAGTCGCCGTCTTCCCATCAGGATACTTCAGCGCACAGGACATCGACTCATCCACGCCGGTATTGCTCATATGCCCCGTACACAAGACATCTATTGATACAGACTTGAAAAATAACTAATACAGTATACTTACAGTGACAGAGCATTTAGTGCCAACAATCTCAGCCTTATTCCCCATAGCGACCCTCGTGTGCGCCGCAATAGTCGCTCTCTTCCCATCAGGATACTTCAGTGCACATGGCACAGACTCATCCACGCCTGTGTTGCTCTTATGCCAAATACACACGACATCTATTGATACAGACTTGAAAAATAACTAATACAGTGTACTTACAGTGACAGAGCATTTAGTGCCAACAATCTCAGCCTTATTCCCCATAGCGACCCTCGTGTGTGCCGCAATAGTCGCTGTCTTCCCATCAGGATACTTCAGCGCACAGGACATAGACTCATCCACGCCTGTGTTGCTCATATGCCCCGTACACACGACATCTATTGATACAGACTTGAAAAATAACTAATACAGTATACTTACAGTAACAGAGCCTTTAGTGCCGACAATCTCAGCCTTATTCCCCATAGCGACCCTCGTGTGCGCCGCAATAGTCGCTGTCCTCCCATCAGGATACTTCAGCGCACATGGCACAGACCCATCCACGCCTGTGTTGCTCTTATGCCAAATACACACGACATCTATTGATACAGACTTGAAAAATAACTAATACAGTATACTTACAGTGACCGAGCCTTTAGTGCCGACAATCTCAGCCTTATTCCCCATAGCGACCCTCGTGTGCGCCGCAATAGTCGCCGTCTTCCCATCAGGATACTTCAGCGCACAGGACACAGACTCATCCACGCCGGTATTGCTCGTATGCCCCGTACACACGACATCTGAAGGCGGTGTTTTGAAGATCCATTGGACCAGTTGGAGCATGTAGAGGCCGAGGTCGAggaccgcgccgccgccgaggTCTTTCATTCTGAAATGTGTAGCAAGTTCATTTTTTTCACGAATGCACTGAAGTGGAACTGGAACTTAGAAAATGAATACGTCtacatgtaggtattaaaacaatAGTTGGTGCTCTCGGTTTTAATACATTTGATTTTCTGCCTTAGAAATATGATCtgaaaattatgaatcataAGACAACATACCCTATTGTATGTACAAAAACATATAAACTTGATTTTTTATgactaggtaggtaagtaggtatatatctaTTAACAGAAACTTAACAAACCCAATTGGATATTAATAAATGgtaacaataagtaggtacgtataatGTCATTTAATTAATCAATAGGAAGGAAAATGAAATAGGTTACAAAATTTGCAATTAACCTCAGGATGGATAAATAAACCTAATTAGCATACAAATACATTACGCAACATTTCCGTTGTGTTACAAAACAAGACGCCAGGAAGATGATGGTTATTTATCAGGTTATACAACAGATCAAAGATATCTATATTCTATCTAtagcaataataaaataactgtctcCAACCAAGTCAAAACCAAGTACCAAGTCAGGGGCCAACAAATGTCAGGTTCCTTTTAAAAAAGACTAACGCAGAATACATAAAACCCCTTTATAGTAATTGCATGCGTTTATTGGCTATGGTAAGCGCTTTCCTTCATGGTCGTCAACCACCGTCGCAGTATAAAAAAGCATGTAGTAGTCACTTACAAATTCCTCTCAATATCATTGATCTCGACCCCGAACTGCACATTGACATGATACACATCTCCCAAGCCTCCCCCAGCGATGTGCTTGTCCAGAGCATCGTAGGCCGGGAAGAACCTCGACCACATGCCCTCCAACAGGAACAGTTTCCGCGCCCTCGCCGTGTTGACGAGCTCCtgtgtctgtttgtgtgtcatGCCCATGGGCTTCTCGCAGAGCACGTGCTTGCCGTGCTCGAGCATCAGCTTGGTTATTTCGTAGTGTTGCAGGTTTAGCACGCTCACGAATACTATGTCTGAAACAATCAGAATCGATGtgtaatgtaatttataagGATTATTTAGTTTAAGGTGCTGTTGTAGTTATTAGGATCTACCTGTACCAATAGTTACTGTGGGTatttaatagtaaataaaaaaacgtgGAAATAAAGTGAACATAGACGATACATTGATGAATATGTATGCTTTTGCGttcgttatgttcaattaattTAAAACGTACTAGACTTTTGATACCATAGGAAAATTGTTTCTCGATTCTTGTGCAGGTATGTTAGGTTTaggttattaatatttataaataaaagtaataaaataaattagatgtttaaataattaataaacgtTACCGAGTTTATTACCAACTAATTTCGccaaattattgaaaaaaataaggTTACCTCACAGACAGAAACGTCTTGCATTGATAAAGTCCTGCATAGTAATTTAATGCATCAAAATAGCAC
This region of Cydia amplana chromosome 4, ilCydAmpl1.1, whole genome shotgun sequence genomic DNA includes:
- the LOC134663019 gene encoding trans-1,2-dihydrobenzene-1,2-diol dehydrogenase-like — its product is MVKQLRWGVCGTGMIAHDFLTALGTLPADQHRACAVAGKERERTQRLASLHQARMHESYEALAADDNIDIVFVSVLNLQHYEITKLMLEHGKHVLCEKPMGMTHKQTQELVNTARARKLFLLEGMWSRFFPAYDALDKHIAGGGLGDVYHVNVQFGVEINDIERNLMKDLGGGAVLDLGLYMLQLVQWIFKTPPSDVVCTGHTSNTGVDESVSCALKYPDGKTATIAAHTRVAMGNKAEIVGTKGSVTLEYFWCPTALRLSAANSTEWTLPRGRFNFHFHNSAGLSYQIQECYDCITQGLLESPKLPLDESILLSKLAGTMRSQLGVLDDQL